In Desulfobacterales bacterium, the sequence GACACCTGAAACCCAAAAGGTGTAACGCCGCCCACATTGACATCCTTTCTAGAGTGACTAGGTTAAAATACAGTCTATTTTCTATAATATCATTATTAATTTCAGTCGGTTTCCCAAATTATGACCTGCTCTGCCATATTGCGGCAGATTTAAATTTATCACGCAATATGTATATCCATATCGGAGGTAAATAACGTGGCCAATAAATACGCAGCCCGAAAAATGTTTGATGAGGGTGTTGCGGCTTATATAAAAAAAGACTTTAGGAAAAGTGTTGACCTGTTATCACGCGCCATAAAATACGATCCCTCACTGGCTCTCTTTTATGTCAGTCGGGGAGCAGCCCGTTTAAAATTAGAAATGGCGTTTGACGCGATAACCGATTTTGATCGCGCCATTGAGCTCGATGAGGATTATGTCCGGGCTTACCATTTACGCGGTTTGGCCTATGAAAAATTGGGTGAATTCGCCCGGGCTTTTCAAGATTTCGATCGCGCTCTGGAGATCGATCCTGAATATGGCGCCGCCTACCACAGCCGTGAAACCATGCTGTCAAAACCAAAACAGCCTGACCAGGCCTTTGAAGATTTTGAAATGGTCAATCACCTGATGGCCATGCGCTTAAAGCACTTTGATGAAAAAGTACCAAGCGATCTGGCAATCTAGGATTCAGAGGTCAGAACACAGAAGACCCGCCTTCGCTTTGGCAAGCTTCGCCGCGGCAAGCAGAGGTCAGAGGACATAAGAATCAGCGCGGTTCGATACCCTCAGCGCTGATACCATGGATATAGTATTTGGCATCATTTAAAAAGTGTAGAAAAATCACTACAAATGCAATCGATGCTTGCATCATCAGCGGCTTATTTTGGTACAAAATATCAAGTTGACGGCGCAGCACTTTTTTAGAATTAGAAGCAAAATAGGTAGAAAAAAGACCGTCCAACAGCTGTTCGCGGTCGGGTTTGGTGACCATATCTATGCGGCCACTAAAGCAATAGGTCATTGCTTCTAAGATTAGTTTGCGCTGTTCAGATAAATCCTTGAAATGATAGCCGAGAAGGTGCATCAGGGTCCTTTGCGCTTCCTGTAAACTGGCATCACAAACGGCCTCAAAAAGGACTCGCAGAGCTTGGTCATTGCCAATGGATTGATGCTGACGAATCAAAGAAAGCAATACC encodes:
- a CDS encoding tetratricopeptide repeat protein produces the protein MANKYAARKMFDEGVAAYIKKDFRKSVDLLSRAIKYDPSLALFYVSRGAARLKLEMAFDAITDFDRAIELDEDYVRAYHLRGLAYEKLGEFARAFQDFDRALEIDPEYGAAYHSRETMLSKPKQPDQAFEDFEMVNHLMAMRLKHFDEKVPSDLAI